A genomic segment from Propionibacteriaceae bacterium ZF39 encodes:
- a CDS encoding DUF2231 domain-containing protein, with translation MKQKTTDSPLSRLVLRLEQSEGLDAGVRATRPLVDAATGDPRVRDALQGRWLGHALHPLVVMAPLGTWLSATLLDLSGVDRTGRAARFLTGVGVLSAGSAAATGWAELAHTGPAERRVGVAHAMTNGGAVILQACSWFARRRNRHGLGRACSLAGLTLAGAAGFLGGHLSVARGVGTRDRAFAPPLGSRRPKG, from the coding sequence ATGAAGCAGAAGACGACCGACAGCCCACTCAGCCGCCTGGTGCTCCGGCTCGAGCAGTCGGAGGGCCTGGATGCGGGCGTACGCGCCACCCGGCCCCTGGTCGACGCTGCGACCGGTGACCCGAGGGTCCGGGACGCGCTGCAGGGACGATGGCTCGGCCATGCGCTGCACCCCTTGGTCGTCATGGCCCCCTTGGGGACATGGTTGAGCGCGACGCTCCTGGATCTCTCCGGGGTCGACCGGACCGGGAGGGCGGCTCGCTTCCTGACGGGCGTCGGCGTACTCTCCGCCGGCTCGGCCGCCGCAACCGGCTGGGCGGAACTGGCCCACACCGGCCCGGCCGAGCGCCGCGTCGGCGTGGCGCACGCCATGACCAACGGTGGCGCGGTGATCCTCCAGGCGTGCTCGTGGTTCGCGCGCCGCAGGAATCGGCATGGCCTCGGTCGGGCTTGTTCGCTCGCCGGCTTGACGCTCGCCGGCGCCGCCGGGTTCCTGGGTGGACACCTGTCCGTGGCACGCGGCGTCGGAACCCGCGATCGCGCCTTTGCCCCACCTCTGGGGAGCCGCCGACCCAAGGGCTGA
- a CDS encoding SDR family oxidoreductase: protein MTLPLLGRVALVTGVSRRQGIAYACAARLLAMGADVFVTHHQPHDERQPWGADDLELVLAGLREVDPARRIEHFGADLADPEAPQRVLDAAAGAYGHVDILLAVHAQSGEDGPLGEMTATMIDSHYAVNTRSTILLTKLFAAQHDGRDGGRVVWFTSGQGLGPMRDEIAYAASRAALAGVAASVSDDLIDQGILLNVINPGPVDTGYLGEDAGLYPPEQLASLKRRFPLHRFGEPEDVARLVAFLASDEGRWIAGQVLNTEGGFRRWGFLED from the coding sequence GTGACCCTGCCGCTTCTCGGCCGGGTGGCGCTCGTCACGGGCGTTTCCCGGCGGCAGGGCATCGCGTACGCCTGTGCCGCTCGTCTGCTGGCCATGGGCGCCGATGTCTTCGTCACCCATCACCAGCCCCATGACGAACGCCAACCCTGGGGAGCCGACGACCTCGAGCTGGTGCTGGCGGGACTGCGCGAGGTCGATCCGGCCCGCCGGATTGAACACTTCGGCGCAGACCTCGCCGACCCCGAGGCCCCCCAGCGGGTCCTGGACGCGGCCGCTGGGGCGTACGGTCATGTCGACATCCTCCTGGCCGTCCACGCCCAATCGGGCGAGGACGGCCCCCTCGGGGAGATGACCGCGACGATGATCGACAGCCACTATGCGGTGAACACGCGGTCGACCATCCTGCTGACGAAACTGTTCGCCGCGCAACACGATGGTCGCGATGGCGGGCGCGTCGTGTGGTTCACCTCCGGTCAGGGCCTCGGGCCGATGCGGGACGAGATTGCGTACGCCGCCAGCAGGGCAGCCCTGGCCGGTGTTGCCGCCTCGGTGTCCGACGATCTGATCGATCAGGGCATCCTGCTCAACGTCATCAATCCGGGCCCCGTCGACACGGGCTATCTCGGCGAGGACGCCGGGCTCTATCCGCCTGAGCAACTGGCCTCGCTCAAACGACGCTTCCCCCTGCACCGGTTCGGCGAGCCGGAGGATGTCGCGCGACTGGTGGCGTTCCTGGCGTCCGATGAGGGACGGTGGATCGCGGGTCAGGTGCTCAACACCGAGGGCGGCTTCCGCCGGTGGGGCTTCCTCGAGGACTGA
- a CDS encoding RidA family protein, which translates to MSVEARLEELGYPLPALRPAAGNYRGYVQVGDLLFTSGQGADGHVGRIGESATIEEGYAAARASVLNVLAQVRQGLGSLDRVAKIVKLNGYINATPDFKDTPSVLNGASDLLVDAFGSEIGSHARSAIGAGHLPKGFIVELELVVQVKPA; encoded by the coding sequence ATGAGCGTTGAGGCTCGACTGGAAGAACTGGGCTATCCCCTGCCGGCCCTGCGGCCCGCGGCGGGCAACTATCGCGGCTATGTGCAGGTCGGTGACCTGCTGTTCACCTCCGGACAGGGCGCGGACGGGCACGTCGGGCGGATTGGCGAATCGGCGACGATCGAGGAGGGATACGCCGCCGCGCGCGCCAGCGTGTTGAACGTCCTCGCCCAGGTCAGGCAGGGCCTCGGGTCACTCGACCGGGTGGCGAAGATCGTCAAGCTCAACGGTTATATCAATGCCACTCCCGACTTCAAGGACACGCCGAGTGTGCTCAACGGCGCCTCCGACCTGCTCGTCGACGCGTTCGGCTCGGAGATCGGTTCGCACGCGCGGTCCGCTATCGGCGCCGGCCATCTGCCCAAGGGCTTCATCGTGGAGCTCGAACTGGTCGTCCAGGTGAAGCCCGCGTGA